The nucleotide sequence ATGCTCACCTGGATAATAGGGCATAGTGTATATGCAGTCTTTGTTAGGACAGCCCCAGAATTTTCCAACCTCCTCACCTTCATATAAGGTAAGATGCGGGGTATTGCTGCATCGAGGGCATGTCCAGCCGGATACTACGTCGGGAAAATTCTTAATCATTGGTTGCCTCCTCTTGTTTGAAAAGTCTTCTGAGCCTCCCCATGGATAAATCCAGGGGCCTTAAAAGTCGTTTTTGGGGTCATGTTTGGGGGTAAACAGAAGAAGGGTTCGAAAAGTTAAGGTAACGATAGTGGTGGGTGGATAGACAATAGACGTATCCATCCAATGGTTATATAAGAGGCTAAGATTGAAGGATACAGAAACGGGCAGAGAAGAGGGGTTGTAGGTGTAGGAATTAGGAGTATGGACGCTGAAGGTTCAGATAGAAGAAGAAAGCCTGTTCCACAGCCCCATATTGCAGGATTGCTTTTACTGTAACTCTACTTGGACAGAGGCGGTTTCACAGCTATCAAACAGTGCATTACAAGCCTCCATGATTAGATAAGCAGCCTTGGGTATTTGGTCCAGAAATGGAGTTATGTCCTTCTCCGGATTATAGATTGATATCGTACCGCAGGATATTTTGTTCTGGGTTGTAAATCGGCAATCAACTGATCCATTTTGTTTGCAAGCAGTAGATATGCTGCCACAATTCCGACCAAAGAAGTCCACATCTGTATCTCTTGATAATTCATCATCATTGCTTAAGTACAACTCAATGTGGTAAATATCGTCCGATGAAACACTCCAGCTAACCTTGAATACACCATCGTTCACGATAGAGTTAATAGGAACTACACCATCAGAGGCCGGGGATGTTCCTTCAACGGAATATGAGGTTATCTTTATTGATGACGACTCTTCTCCATCGTTACCACCGTTGCCACATGCAGTCAAAAAGATAAAGCAGAGAATCAATATTACCAATATCTTATTTATTGGCTTCATGTGTTCCCTCCTGTTTCGAGAAAATGTTCCTATATAATTAATAATACATCAACACTATAATAATCTACACCATTCACCAAACACAGGATCTGTAACTCTATATGTACCGTCCTGTACTTTTTCGATCAGATCCTTGTTAAGTAAATTTTTTATCGCCCTTTGAGCGCCTCCCAGGGAGAGTTGATACCGTTCAAGGTATTCTCTCGTATACGGGGAGGCCGTGGGTTCTTTTGCAATAGCCCTCAGAACCGCCTTATTTGTGAGTGTCAAACTGCTCCAGATACCCTCGAAATCTATGCCTTCGGTTTCCAGAAGAAGCCTGTATGCCTGCTGGAGGATTTCAGAGTCACACTGTTTTGTTGTTAAATCCCAGACAATTGATGACAATTTCTGGACATAATAGGGATAACCTCGCACCATCTCATATATGCCTTCAGCAATTTCAGATGGACAGTTCTTGCCCGATTCTTTAAACCTGGCAACAATACATTTTATAAATTCATCTTCGGGTATCTCTTTTAACGCATAGGAGAATGCACTTTTATAAAAGGGCCGTTTTTTTGAAAACATGTCCTTCAGTATTCTCCTTCTGCTTCCGACAAAGAGATACGATATCTCTTTGTGGTGCTGAATGTGTGAACGCAGGATGCCCTCGATCTTTTTCGACTCCGGAAGCTCCGTTATCTCCTGGAACTCATCAAGTGCGATACACGCTTTTATCTTCTTTTCCTTGACATATTTATAAATCCCATCCATGAGGTCATCAAGAAGCAGATCAGCATCTGTAGATCTGTCCACTTTGACAGAAATCCCCACTCCGTCAGGCTTAACCTCAAACGAAGGGATAAGCCTTGTAAACATATTCAGCACTTTTCTGCCGATTGTCCTTGGATCTGCGCCCCGTCCTATCCCTTTAAATACACCAACGGAGAATCTCTCTATAAAATCCCGTTCCGAGATGACAGGAAAGAGGTCGACGTAGACACACAAAAACCCTTCCCGTTCGAGTACCTCAAGTGTTTTATATACGAGGGAAGATTTACCGAACCTTCTTGGCGACAATAGAACAACGTTATTACCGCCACGTGCATGCCTTAGAAGAGTCTCTAACTCCTCGCTTCTGTTACAAAAATCTTTTTTAGAAACAATCCCTAATGTAAACGGATTAGAGATAACCATCACCTCCTTTTGTATTATTCATTATAAATTATTCAATTTGAATAATTCAATTCGAATACAGGAAAAGAATAAGGCGGTTAGCTCTTGATTGAAAAGCCAACCGCCTTCGCAGGGTTCACTCTAAGTCGGGCTATCGGGCACGATCAGAAAAGAAAGAAAGAACAACTTCACCTGCCCAGTCGCCTATGGCAATACGGTTAGTCTCGCCGGACAGGTGCATAGGGTCCTTCGAATAGACTCCTCCTACAGGGATATCCTGCCCATATGTCTTGAAGAGATAACGATTACAGATTCGTATTGAATCTATCAGAGCATTATGTGCAATTCTGCGCAGTCTATCCAACCTCTCTGTTAGCTCACGCAGCTCTTCTCCCTCCAAGCGGTACCGCTGAGTAACAAGCGTTGTCTCCATCTTGAAAACCGCACTAACATATCCAACAGCCTTGTCAAGAACTTCCTGGACGAGGGAAGAAACTTTTTCGTCACCACTTGTAATATCAAGAATCTCCGTCACTCTTTTTTTTGCCTTCATCCCCTTAACTCCATCAACTCCATGCTTTTGCAAATATTTTATCAATTGTATCATAAAAATCACCTCCGTGAAAAATTAATCTCCTGCAAGGCAGGAGAAATCAATCAGTTGCTCTTTAATGTAGTTTCTGCTTCTTCAGCGGGCAAGGTTCCATCAAAAAGATTTTCCAATGTAACTCCAGACGAGGCCAGAAGAAAGGCAGCATCTCTGTCATTCGGCAGTCCCATCGTTATGGTATCAACCAACACACTGTTATACATAACAAACCTCCTGTTAAAGAGAACTACTAAACGTTGGAAGCCTCTACAAGGCAGAGAACCTCCAATCGTCTTGGGGTGGCAAAGGTAGGCTGGGGATAGGAATACATGAGAATTTTTTTTCAAAAATACGGTAACGGGATTTTCCGGCAGGCCATGGATGAGCCATGAGTGACATTTAACGGCAGACTCGACACAGCAGGTCGCAGACTGGCATAAGCCATTTCAGGGGTATTCTTCGGACAGAAGGAAGCGCTTGCAACGACCTTGGGAAAGGCGTGGATAAATCAGGAAGGGAAACTGCTGCAACTATTGCAACGACAAAAGCTGTTGACGCGCTGACAAGACTGTTCCTCAACTTGAAACAGACGGTTTTATCCTATCCATAACAAACCTCCCAAACAAAGAAGTTGATATACCATCAATGATCGATAGACCTGTAAAGGGAAAACCTTAAATCCTGGAAATCTGCATCTAAATGCCCGGTGAAAAAATGGAAAGTCTGGAAGGTTGTGAAAGGTTAGATTCGTCTAATCTTGATAATTCTCTGAACATAGGTAATGTACAGAAAAGGAAGGAGCTGAGAGATATGTTCGGGGTAAAAGGGAAGGAGACATATATAATTAAATGTCCGGATTTTGTTTCACTTCCAGGCAGTAATTAAAAAAATACGGTAAACGTGCAAAGCAAGAATACAAAAAGATACAAAATGCACAAACTCGTGCAAATTCGAGGATCGTTAAAATGATTGATTGGATTTTAATAGAAATGGCTTTAAATCAGGGATTGCTGAAGATAAAAAATGGGGATATATACTGGAGGGCTTTTTCAGCTTGAAACCGGGTTAAATATGTTGGATAAATTAGGTTTTATACTACTATTATACAGTCGAAATCAGTAACTGTCAAGCAAAAGCCCCTTAACTATTTGATATTAAAGGGAATTTTTTTACGTCGTTTTTTTCAAAAAAAACAGCTACCCCCTTTTTGTTCCCGGCCACATATGATTTCAATAAATAAACTTACAAATCACTAATAAAATCAAGAGGTTAGCGTCAAAAAAGGCACTATACAAACACACATTTCTACACACTCAAAAGGCATACAAATAAACAGGTCATCTCAAAACAGTGTCCAATACAGGGTAGTCACCTTGCTTGGGCAGCTACTAAGTCCTTGAAATTATTAACAAAATCGACAATTTTGAAAAAAAGGTTTTAACGGGGTTTTTGACGGGTATTTTGACGGGTATTTTGAGGGGGGTTTTGAGGGGGTAACTGAGGGGGGTTTTGAGGGGGGTGTAAGCTACCTGATTTCAGCCAACCATGACGGGACATCATGTCCCAAGAATCTGCATTCATTTTATTAAATTTAAATATCTGCAAAAATCCCTTTTTCATTGAAAAGCTCAAGGTAATATTTATATAAACAGCAAACAAAGGAGGCCGTCAATGGAAGGAACTTTTAACTCAGAGAAGTATCTCGATGAAGCAATTGGTAATCTTGAGAGGACTACCGGCAGGGACGAGGTCGTTAGCATTCCAGTTGGAAAGATTTGTCCAAACAGGCTACAGCCAAGAAAATATTTTGATCCTAAGGCCCTAAAGGAACTGGAAACTTCCATCCGTGAAAACGGGTTGTTGCAGCCCATTCTTGTAAGAAAGATTGAAGAGCCAGGATCTGAGTTCATGTTTGAACTCATTGCTGGCGAAAGGAGATGGCGCGCTTCAATAGCTGCAGGCTTAAGCACTATTGCTGCAATAGTGAAAAAAGATGTAACGGACCGACAGCTACGTACATTTGCGTGTATTGAGAATATGCATCGGGATGATCTTAATCCACTCGAGAAAGCAGCCTCAATAGCCGGGATTAAAGAGGATTATGGAGATGATGACAGCGTTGCAAAGGTCTTGGGATACAACAATAAGAAAACTGTTACACGATATCTGAAGATTCATACAGCATCAAATCTCACCCCTGAGATAAATAAAATCTTTTGGGACAATACTCCTGCTCTGGATTTCAAAACAGCATCTGAATTCTCTGAGCTCTCGTTTTCACTTGCCAAACTCAAGAAATCCAACAACAGAGAATACCGCAGAATAATCAGACGATTAGAGAAAAAGGGTATTAAAGACAGTATTTCCTACCTCACAAAATACTTTGCCGTACCGGAAACCAAAACAACTCCTGCTGCTGCAGCAGTGCCTGAGATGTTTAGGGAAACAAATAACGAGTACGTATTAAAGATAAAGGTGAACAAGGACAAGAAACTCACTTTCGAGCTTAGAAAAAACATTCAGGAAAATATAAATCAGTTTCTGGAAAAAATCGATACGCTCAAGGCTGAGCTGCAACCGGAATAGATTCGGAGGCACAGAATATGGCAGATATAACCGATAGAGACCTGGATATTTTCAGAATCCTATCCAGCGGACCTGCAACCTTCGTTCAAATAAAGAGTCTTCTTAAAAGAGTCTACAAGAGTGAGGTATCTCAACACGCTCTTTATAAAAGACTGTCTATCTTACGCAAGGACAAACTCATCATGTCTCAACAGTATCGCAACAGGGATGGCAAAGGAAGATTCGTTCTCTACGGTATAACCCCCCTTTCTGTACAAACTCTTGTAACCCAGGGATACGCTGTAGAGAGAATAAGGACGAATATGCCAAGCGAACTTACCGTTGCTCACGAAATGGCTGTAACTGATGTAGTAAGAACAATAAAAAGAGAAAGCGCAAAGTATCAGTATGATTTTTCGTTCCTGGATGAGAATACTCTGAAGGAAATGTATAGGGGCAAGAGGAGGAAAATCGTATACCCGGATCTGCTGGTTAATTTGGTCTTTCACACAAAACCCGAGCCAACGAAGAAACAACTTGCTGTAGAGATAGATAACAGCACTATTTTAGCATCGAAATTATTTGAGAAAATGAAGGAAATGAAGTGGACAACTTTAATGTTGTGTACCACCACGATGAGAATCAACGCACTCAGAAAGAAATTTATGATTGATGAGGATTTGTATGGCAAGGTATTCTTTGCCCTTCTGTCAGAGTTTTGTCCGAAGGGCTTTATTGGGACAAACTGGTTGACGGTAGAAGGTGGCAATGCAACGATATTATCACCAAAACTGAACCTGAAAGCCGTAGGTTAATGATGCCCTGCCCTACCGTCAATTGCCTTTCACTTGCGGCAAGAGGGCTTCCCGGCCTGGAAATCCGGAACAAATATTACAGGTATTCAGAAAACTATCATGAAAAAAAGCAGTAAAATCAACAACATAAACAACCTGACAATAAGCCTGCTGAATCCCAGAAGGATCATAAAATTATCGTATGGGGAGATAGACAATGCAAAAACCATAGATATCATCACAAAACGTCCTGAAATCGGTGGGTTATTCTGTGAAAAAATATTTGGACCTGTTGAAGCCGGGAGATGCCATTGTGGAAAATACAAAAAAGCATATCATAAAAAAGGCACTATTTGTGAAAAATGCGGCGTTGAGATCAATGACCCCATTGTCAGAAAGAGGAGGTTCGGGCATACTTCTCTTGCTGCTCCTGTAGTACATATATGGTTCAGAAGCATCATTGCCAAACTGCTGGATATACCGCCGAAAGCACTGGACAGGATTATCAGCTATCAGTCATATATAGTGCTCGCCCCTGGAGAGAGCCGGCACCAAAAACATGAAGTTATCTCAGCAAATGATTATTTTGCAATCAAATCATCAAAATCCGAGGCATCTGCCCGCTTCAGAGCAGCTACAGGTGCGGGTATAATCAAGTACCTGCTGAAGAGCCTGAAAATAGACCCCCTGGTTGAGCATCTAAAGGAAAGGGAGTCCTCCAGAAGGGTAACCAAGAGACTGCAGATAGCAAGAGACTTTCAGAAATCCGGGAACAAACCTGAATGGATGGTACTCGATGTTCTGCCGGTGTTACCTGCAGATCTTCGGCCCATACTGTTCCTGGAAGACGGGACGGTTGCTTCCTCTGACCTTAACGATTTGTATATCCGGATAATGAACCGCAACCAGCGCCTGAAACGTCTGCTTAGGCTTGGTGCTCCTGAGCTGATAATAAACACTGAAAAAAGATCCTTGCAGGCCTCTGTAGATGCCTTATTCGATAACGGTCGTAAATACACAGCCAAAGACAGGTCAAACAAGAGAGTCCTGAAATCACTCTCTGAAATGCTGCGGAGTAAAAAAGGGAGACTTAGAAGAAATCTCTTGGGCAAGAGGGTGGACTATTCCGGCCGTTCTGTAATAGTGGTTGGTCCGGACTTGAAACTCCATCAGTGCGGTATTCCAAAAGATTTAGCTATGGATATATTCAGGCCTTTTGTATACGGACAACTCATGAGACTTGGATATGCCTCCAGTCTGAAA is from Nitrospirota bacterium and encodes:
- a CDS encoding ATP-binding protein, which codes for MVISNPFTLGIVSKKDFCNRSEELETLLRHARGGNNVVLLSPRRFGKSSLVYKTLEVLEREGFLCVYVDLFPVISERDFIERFSVGVFKGIGRGADPRTIGRKVLNMFTRLIPSFEVKPDGVGISVKVDRSTDADLLLDDLMDGIYKYVKEKKIKACIALDEFQEITELPESKKIEGILRSHIQHHKEISYLFVGSRRRILKDMFSKKRPFYKSAFSYALKEIPEDEFIKCIVARFKESGKNCPSEIAEGIYEMVRGYPYYVQKLSSIVWDLTTKQCDSEILQQAYRLLLETEGIDFEGIWSSLTLTNKAVLRAIAKEPTASPYTREYLERYQLSLGGAQRAIKNLLNKDLIEKVQDGTYRVTDPVFGEWCRLL
- a CDS encoding DUF3232 domain-containing protein; protein product: MIQLIKYLQKHGVDGVKGMKAKKRVTEILDITSGDEKVSSLVQEVLDKAVGYVSAVFKMETTLVTQRYRLEGEELRELTERLDRLRRIAHNALIDSIRICNRYLFKTYGQDIPVGGVYSKDPMHLSGETNRIAIGDWAGEVVLSFFSDRAR
- a CDS encoding ParB/RepB/Spo0J family partition protein, with amino-acid sequence MEGTFNSEKYLDEAIGNLERTTGRDEVVSIPVGKICPNRLQPRKYFDPKALKELETSIRENGLLQPILVRKIEEPGSEFMFELIAGERRWRASIAAGLSTIAAIVKKDVTDRQLRTFACIENMHRDDLNPLEKAASIAGIKEDYGDDDSVAKVLGYNNKKTVTRYLKIHTASNLTPEINKIFWDNTPALDFKTASEFSELSFSLAKLKKSNNREYRRIIRRLEKKGIKDSISYLTKYFAVPETKTTPAAAAVPEMFRETNNEYVLKIKVNKDKKLTFELRKNIQENINQFLEKIDTLKAELQPE
- a CDS encoding replication-relaxation family protein, which codes for MADITDRDLDIFRILSSGPATFVQIKSLLKRVYKSEVSQHALYKRLSILRKDKLIMSQQYRNRDGKGRFVLYGITPLSVQTLVTQGYAVERIRTNMPSELTVAHEMAVTDVVRTIKRESAKYQYDFSFLDENTLKEMYRGKRRKIVYPDLLVNLVFHTKPEPTKKQLAVEIDNSTILASKLFEKMKEMKWTTLMLCTTTMRINALRKKFMIDEDLYGKVFFALLSEFCPKGFIGTNWLTVEGGNATILSPKLNLKAVG